From the genome of Nitrospira sp., one region includes:
- a CDS encoding FIST C-terminal domain-containing protein, whose translation MHVTTTRFRSNQPWSPALLTPLDSDATLLLLFGAPSLINTPERLHQVLEACPRSTVLGCSTAGEIHGCEISDESLVVAAVRFDHTALRTAQAAVQAPTDSYAAGRVIAETLKDASLRGVLVLSDGLNVNGSELVKGLNDTLGGAVVVTGGLAGDGTQFKRTWVIKDRTPVSGYVTALGFYGDRVKLGHGSKGGWDKFGPERRITKSLGNVLYELDGRPALQLYKEYLGDRAAGLPATGLLFPLAIRTSTTDGKVLVRTILAVDESAQSMTFAGDMPEGMLAQLMRANFDRLVQGASEAATLAVNHQDTAAAPSPSLSIAISCVGRRLVLGERTEEEIEATLDILPTGSSQVGFYSYGEISPYTSGSCDLHNQTMTLTTISER comes from the coding sequence ATGCATGTCACCACCACTCGTTTCCGATCCAATCAGCCCTGGTCTCCAGCACTCCTGACACCGCTCGATTCCGACGCCACGCTCCTGCTGCTGTTCGGCGCACCAAGTCTGATCAATACACCGGAACGCCTTCATCAGGTGCTCGAGGCCTGTCCCCGAAGCACTGTGCTGGGCTGCTCCACGGCAGGTGAAATTCACGGGTGCGAGATTTCGGATGAAAGTCTGGTCGTGGCAGCCGTGCGTTTCGATCATACCGCGCTCCGCACCGCACAAGCCGCCGTGCAGGCGCCCACGGATTCCTATGCGGCCGGGCGCGTGATCGCCGAAACGCTCAAGGACGCGTCTCTTCGCGGCGTGCTCGTGCTGTCCGACGGGCTGAACGTCAATGGCAGCGAACTGGTGAAGGGCCTCAACGATACACTCGGGGGGGCGGTGGTCGTCACGGGAGGCCTGGCCGGAGACGGGACACAATTTAAACGGACCTGGGTGATCAAGGATCGGACTCCAGTCAGCGGATACGTCACCGCACTCGGGTTCTATGGTGATCGCGTGAAGCTCGGACACGGCTCGAAGGGCGGATGGGACAAGTTCGGACCTGAACGGCGGATCACAAAATCTTTGGGGAATGTGCTGTACGAATTGGACGGGCGTCCGGCGCTGCAACTGTATAAGGAATATCTCGGGGATCGCGCCGCCGGTCTCCCGGCCACGGGTCTCCTGTTTCCGCTCGCAATCAGAACCTCCACCACTGACGGGAAAGTATTGGTGCGCACCATCTTGGCGGTGGACGAATCGGCGCAATCCATGACGTTCGCGGGGGACATGCCCGAGGGCATGCTCGCGCAGTTAATGCGGGCCAATTTTGACCGTTTGGTGCAAGGCGCTTCTGAAGCCGCCACCCTGGCCGTCAACCATCAGGACACGGCCGCGGCACCCTCTCCCTCACTCTCAATTGCCATCAGTTGCGTGGGACGACGATTGGTCCTGGGAGAACGGACGGAAGAAGAAATCGAAGCCACGCTCGATATTCTTCCGACTGGGAGTAGTCAGGTTGGATTCTATTCCTACGGGGAGATTTCTCCCTACACCAGCGGGTCCTGTGATCTGCACAATCAGACCATGACCCTGACGACCATCTCCGAACGTTAA
- a CDS encoding PAS domain S-box protein: MPMHPLLTRQLKRLGLDDASPPASPETWQHLLERVSRSYLESDQGRELLERSIALSAAEMQELNEQLRRTSESQLTVERDKLQTVLRSMGDGLCVVDNNWAIVLLNPEAERLWGLSEAEVVGRRLQDMISLSYGPQAKETLFAQHAQDMPIQEDIFRTDDGLLTSLTGRSFPVSCVLAPIVREHHAAGAVLVFRDITERKQIEDRRRDTEHLLRQQQTALFELTRNSVIQSGVLEPALHEITRVAAATLKVQRCSIWLLSKDHVLLQCKELYDSRTGTHASGMEISANDFPKYFHEVLSERVIDAADAQHDGRTSEFTQTYLTPLGISAMLDIPIRFKGQLVGVLCHEHVGALRPWMLEEQQFGHAVASLVSLALEAVERLHAEGELRKSEGRTRLIIDTALSAVISMDDRGNIIAWNTKAEQIFGWTRQEAIGRSMAETIIPHAHREAHQRGLDRFLKTGEGPILNKRIEVTALRRDGTEFPIELSLTPLRLENAYSFTAFVVDISERKQAEEALRTSEARLTMTVQGSQIGIWDWNLTTGATYFSTQWKSQLGHDDTSLPNAFDEWRLRIHPEDQPLVHNTIQSCLDGERSHFEIEHRLQHRDGDYRWILSRGSLIRDVYGVAARMVGIHIDTTDRKRSEEELRTAKEAAEAASKAKSEFLANMSHEIRTPMNGVLGTTELLLNSVLTDKQRHLASTVHRSGRTLLAIINDILDFSKIEAGKLDLECVDFDLLQVLEESLELFMEAGRRKKLHLAQQLDEQVPRYLKGDPVRFRQILMNLLSNAIKFTERGGITLIAEFLSGTPTHVRLRFAVADTGIGIPPAAKLRIFDAFSQADGSTTRQYGGTGLGLSIARQLVGLMGGTIAVDSEPGRGSTFSFTAEFELQPLGTGSASPLAPCAPLPTPYLVADPAGSWPQDPALSSGVAADEEEQEQTAGHILLAEDSPVNREVAVGMLEQLGYQVEIAENGRQALLATEHNRFDLVLMDCQMPEMDGLTATAEIRRRDSGSDRAELPIIALTANAMRGDRERCLAAGMDDYLTKPYTQLQLQEIMQKWLKKPTPVRSEPAPEHGAAAGSQAASPVAAAPLEPAAEAPATALDLKALDAIRALQRPNRPDVLASVLRKYLDNSRDSVDALRDALRANDPAALQAIAHRLKSSSAQLGALALAARCKELELMGANKNLIDADRVLEDLHKEYAMACAAFRHEIAKEKSP; the protein is encoded by the coding sequence ATGCCGATGCATCCGCTGCTGACACGCCAGCTAAAAAGACTGGGACTGGACGACGCGTCGCCCCCTGCTTCTCCCGAGACGTGGCAACACCTGCTCGAACGGGTGAGCCGAAGCTATCTGGAATCGGATCAGGGACGAGAACTTCTCGAACGCTCGATCGCGCTCTCCGCTGCGGAAATGCAGGAGTTGAACGAGCAGCTTCGCCGCACCTCCGAGAGCCAGCTGACCGTAGAACGAGATAAACTTCAGACGGTGCTGCGTTCCATGGGTGACGGATTGTGCGTGGTGGACAACAATTGGGCCATCGTATTGCTCAACCCCGAAGCCGAACGACTGTGGGGCCTTTCCGAAGCGGAGGTCGTTGGTCGGCGGCTGCAAGACATGATTTCGCTGTCCTACGGCCCACAGGCCAAAGAGACACTCTTCGCTCAGCATGCGCAGGATATGCCGATACAGGAAGACATTTTCCGGACCGACGATGGACTGCTCACCTCGCTCACCGGGCGATCGTTCCCCGTTTCCTGCGTCCTTGCCCCGATCGTACGAGAACACCACGCCGCCGGCGCGGTCCTGGTCTTTCGCGATATCACCGAACGCAAACAAATAGAAGACCGTCGCCGCGATACCGAGCACCTGCTTCGGCAACAGCAAACCGCGCTGTTCGAATTGACGAGGAACAGCGTCATTCAGAGCGGTGTCCTTGAGCCCGCCCTGCACGAGATCACCCGCGTCGCGGCTGCCACCTTGAAGGTGCAACGATGCAGCATCTGGCTCCTGAGCAAAGATCACGTCCTCCTGCAGTGCAAAGAGCTCTATGACTCGAGGACCGGCACCCATGCATCAGGCATGGAGATCTCGGCGAACGATTTCCCGAAGTATTTCCACGAAGTACTCTCCGAGCGCGTCATCGATGCTGCCGACGCGCAACACGATGGCCGCACCTCCGAGTTCACGCAGACCTATCTCACGCCCCTCGGCATCAGCGCGATGCTCGACATCCCGATCCGTTTCAAGGGACAACTCGTCGGAGTGCTGTGCCACGAACATGTGGGCGCCCTGCGCCCATGGATGCTGGAGGAACAGCAGTTCGGCCATGCGGTCGCCTCGCTGGTGTCACTGGCACTCGAAGCCGTCGAACGTCTCCATGCCGAGGGCGAACTGCGGAAGAGCGAGGGCCGAACCAGGCTCATCATCGATACCGCGCTGAGTGCGGTCATCAGCATGGACGACAGGGGTAACATCATCGCCTGGAATACCAAGGCCGAGCAGATCTTCGGTTGGACGCGCCAGGAAGCCATCGGACGCTCTATGGCGGAAACCATCATTCCCCATGCCCACCGTGAGGCCCACCAGCGCGGGCTCGACCGTTTCCTCAAGACTGGGGAAGGACCGATATTGAACAAGCGGATCGAAGTCACCGCGCTGCGCCGCGATGGCACGGAATTTCCGATCGAGCTGTCACTCACCCCGCTCCGGCTGGAAAACGCCTACAGCTTCACCGCCTTCGTGGTGGATATTTCGGAGCGCAAACAAGCCGAAGAAGCGTTGCGCACCAGCGAAGCCCGGCTGACGATGACGGTCCAGGGCTCACAGATCGGCATTTGGGACTGGAACCTCACCACCGGCGCCACCTATTTTTCCACGCAATGGAAAAGCCAGCTCGGCCACGACGACACCTCGCTCCCCAACGCGTTCGATGAATGGCGTCTGCGCATTCATCCGGAAGACCAACCGCTCGTCCACAACACAATCCAATCCTGCCTCGATGGTGAGCGCTCGCACTTCGAGATCGAACACCGCCTGCAACATCGGGATGGCGACTATCGATGGATTCTGTCCCGCGGGAGCCTCATCCGGGACGTGTATGGCGTAGCAGCGCGCATGGTCGGCATCCATATCGACACCACCGATCGAAAGCGAAGCGAGGAAGAACTCCGCACGGCGAAAGAAGCGGCCGAAGCAGCCAGCAAGGCGAAGAGCGAATTCCTGGCAAACATGAGCCATGAAATCCGCACCCCCATGAACGGCGTGCTGGGCACGACCGAACTGCTGCTGAACAGTGTGCTGACGGACAAACAGCGCCACCTGGCCTCCACGGTCCACCGGTCCGGCCGCACGCTGTTGGCGATCATCAACGACATTTTGGATTTCTCAAAAATCGAGGCGGGCAAGCTGGACCTCGAATGTGTCGACTTTGACCTGCTACAAGTACTCGAGGAATCTCTCGAACTGTTCATGGAAGCCGGCCGGCGCAAGAAGCTGCATCTCGCCCAACAGCTCGATGAACAGGTCCCGCGCTATCTGAAAGGGGACCCGGTGCGGTTTCGTCAGATCCTCATGAATCTCCTGAGCAATGCCATCAAATTCACGGAGCGCGGGGGCATTACCTTGATCGCCGAGTTCTTGAGTGGCACACCCACCCACGTGCGATTGCGCTTTGCAGTCGCCGACACGGGAATCGGTATCCCCCCAGCGGCGAAATTGCGCATTTTCGACGCGTTTTCCCAGGCCGATGGGTCCACCACTCGGCAGTATGGCGGAACCGGGCTCGGCCTCTCGATCGCCAGGCAATTGGTCGGGCTCATGGGTGGCACCATTGCGGTGGACAGCGAGCCGGGACGAGGTTCCACTTTCTCGTTTACCGCGGAATTCGAGCTGCAGCCGCTGGGGACGGGATCGGCGTCGCCCCTCGCGCCCTGCGCACCCCTGCCCACTCCATACCTTGTGGCCGATCCTGCCGGCAGCTGGCCTCAAGACCCAGCATTGTCCTCCGGCGTGGCCGCCGATGAGGAGGAACAGGAACAGACAGCCGGCCACATCCTTCTGGCCGAGGACAGTCCCGTGAACCGGGAAGTGGCAGTCGGCATGCTCGAACAACTCGGTTACCAGGTCGAGATTGCAGAGAACGGCCGACAGGCGCTCCTGGCGACGGAGCACAATCGTTTCGATCTGGTGCTCATGGATTGCCAGATGCCTGAAATGGATGGACTCACGGCCACCGCAGAAATTCGCCGGCGGGACAGCGGATCGGACCGCGCCGAGTTGCCCATCATTGCGCTGACAGCCAATGCTATGCGGGGCGATCGCGAACGATGCCTCGCCGCCGGCATGGATGACTATCTGACAAAACCCTATACGCAACTGCAACTGCAGGAGATCATGCAGAAGTGGCTGAAGAAGCCGACGCCCGTGAGATCGGAGCCGGCTCCTGAGCATGGCGCGGCAGCCGGTTCTCAGGCCGCTTCACCGGTCGCGGCAGCGCCTCTCGAGCCGGCCGCTGAAGCCCCCGCGACAGCCCTTGACCTCAAAGCCCTGGACGCCATTCGTGCCTTACAACGGCCCAATCGACCAGATGTGCTGGCTTCCGTGCTCCGGAAGTATCTGGACAATTCACGAGACAGCGTCGACGCGCTCCGCGATGCCCTCCGCGCCAACGACCCCGCAGCGCTGCAAGCCATCGCCCACCGGCTCAAGTCCAGCAGCGCACAGTTAGGGGCTCTCGCCCTTGCCGCCCGGTGCAAGGAGTTGGAGTTGATGGGAGCCAACAAGAATCTCATCGACGCCGATCGTGTTCTTGAAGACTTACACAAGGAATATGCCATGGCCTGTGCTGCCTTTCGACATGAGATCGCCAAGGAGAAATCACCATGA
- a CDS encoding response regulator, whose protein sequence is MSSLLPGRSPYALITDDDIIIRMFAREALEQVGWEVEEAENGRDACVAFEKRTPDVVLLDVMMPEMDGFATCAALRRLPGGEHTPILIMTGLDDFESITKAYDAGATDFIVKPLNAMLLTHRIRYMVRASQVLQELRASQASLTQARDAAIEGARLKSEFLATMSHEIRTPMNGVLGMTDWLLETDLTPEQLDCAQTIRSSGDALMVIINDILDFSKIESGKLSLEVLDFELPKFLERVMALFAERAQQKGLILDSRIADEVPAALCGDPTRLQQVLSNLLANAIKFSEQGTVSVVVDLDQPPPEQRLEFPAASDHGATGTQAHVAHVRFSVVDHGIGIAPAAFSKLFQPFVQADGSTTRKYGGTGLGLAICKQLVELMGGHIGAESEPGVGSVFRFTVPLPLPQTDVGGNKQAA, encoded by the coding sequence ATGAGCTCCCTATTACCCGGCCGATCCCCCTACGCCCTGATCACGGATGACGACATCATCATCCGCATGTTCGCCCGCGAGGCCTTGGAACAAGTGGGATGGGAAGTGGAAGAGGCTGAGAACGGGCGAGACGCCTGTGTCGCGTTCGAAAAACGCACACCCGACGTGGTGCTGTTGGATGTGATGATGCCGGAAATGGACGGCTTCGCGACCTGCGCCGCATTGCGCCGCCTACCGGGCGGTGAACATACACCCATTCTGATCATGACCGGACTCGACGACTTCGAGTCCATCACAAAAGCCTACGATGCGGGTGCGACAGATTTTATCGTCAAACCGTTGAACGCGATGCTGCTGACGCACCGCATCCGCTACATGGTCCGCGCGAGCCAGGTACTGCAAGAGCTTCGAGCCAGTCAGGCCTCCCTGACTCAGGCCCGGGATGCCGCCATCGAAGGCGCCAGACTCAAATCCGAATTCCTGGCGACGATGAGCCACGAAATCCGTACGCCGATGAACGGTGTGCTGGGTATGACCGATTGGCTCCTGGAGACAGACCTGACACCCGAGCAACTGGATTGCGCCCAAACGATTCGGTCGTCCGGAGATGCGCTGATGGTCATCATCAATGACATTTTGGATTTTTCGAAAATCGAATCCGGGAAACTCTCGCTCGAGGTGTTGGATTTCGAGCTCCCGAAGTTTCTCGAGCGAGTCATGGCCCTATTCGCAGAGCGAGCTCAGCAGAAAGGGCTCATCCTCGATTCCCGCATTGCCGACGAGGTCCCTGCGGCGTTATGTGGAGATCCGACCCGACTGCAACAGGTCCTCAGTAATCTGCTGGCAAACGCCATCAAGTTCAGCGAGCAGGGCACGGTGTCGGTGGTTGTGGACCTCGATCAGCCGCCGCCCGAGCAGCGCCTGGAGTTTCCTGCCGCCAGCGATCACGGAGCGACCGGAACTCAGGCTCACGTGGCCCATGTCCGATTTTCCGTTGTCGATCATGGGATCGGCATCGCGCCAGCCGCGTTCAGCAAATTGTTTCAACCCTTCGTCCAGGCCGACGGTTCAACGACGAGAAAGTATGGCGGCACAGGCCTGGGATTGGCAATTTGCAAACAGCTCGTGGAACTGATGGGTGGACACATCGGCGCGGAAAGCGAGCCCGGCGTCGGTTCCGTGTTTCGGTTTACCGTCCCACTCCCACTCCCTCAAACAGACGTCGGCGGCAACAAACAGGCGGCCTGA
- a CDS encoding DUF3473 domain-containing protein, protein MHCLTFDIEEHFQVSRFDSPIRRRHWGAFESRVTANTCKVLELLARHQTKATFFVLGWVAERHPGLVKQIAECGHEIASHGYGHELVTAQTPELFRADVRQSKQLLEDLIGSPIQGYRAPGFTITRETLWALPILAEEGYTYDSSVVPIRHEHCGLPGSDPWHHLKQTSSGPIWEVPPSTVNLGGVRIPVAGGSYFRLLPFAALSGLLRGIARKGRPLVMYFHPWELDPEQPRMEGPFFSQLAHYLNLDKMEPRIATLLHTFRFGPISEQIDFSSILPLEPAAFPVIPPAEIAQDVA, encoded by the coding sequence TTGCATTGCCTCACATTCGACATTGAAGAACACTTTCAGGTTTCACGATTTGATTCCCCCATCCGCCGTCGGCACTGGGGGGCTTTCGAAAGCCGAGTCACCGCCAATACCTGCAAGGTGTTGGAGCTGCTAGCCAGACATCAAACCAAAGCGACGTTTTTCGTGTTGGGCTGGGTGGCAGAGCGACATCCCGGGCTGGTCAAACAAATCGCCGAGTGTGGTCATGAGATTGCGTCCCACGGCTATGGGCACGAATTAGTGACGGCTCAAACGCCGGAACTGTTTCGGGCCGACGTCAGACAATCCAAACAGTTGCTTGAGGATCTCATTGGGTCCCCCATTCAAGGCTATCGCGCGCCAGGCTTTACCATCACCCGCGAAACATTATGGGCGCTCCCCATCTTGGCGGAGGAAGGGTATACCTACGATTCGAGCGTGGTGCCGATCCGCCATGAACATTGCGGGCTGCCTGGGTCTGATCCGTGGCATCATCTCAAACAAACTTCATCCGGCCCCATTTGGGAAGTGCCTCCCTCCACGGTCAACCTCGGAGGCGTGCGGATTCCGGTCGCGGGCGGAAGCTATTTTCGGCTGCTTCCTTTCGCCGCGCTCTCTGGGCTCTTGCGAGGGATTGCCCGCAAAGGCCGTCCACTGGTGATGTACTTCCATCCCTGGGAGTTGGATCCTGAGCAACCGCGAATGGAAGGCCCCTTCTTCTCGCAATTAGCCCACTACCTGAACCTCGACAAAATGGAGCCGCGGATCGCCACGCTCCTCCACACCTTTCGTTTTGGCCCTATCTCTGAACAGATCGACTTCTCCTCGATTCTTCCTCTCGAGCCGGCAGCGTTTCCAGTAATTCCGCCGGCGGAGATCGCTCAAGACGTGGCATGA
- a CDS encoding peptidylprolyl isomerase — translation MAQGRWYSRWGCVGVMSVMLVAGMTEIGVAADPAPPAGGEIANAGNMRAVIKTKFGDIELKFMPDVAPKHVENFIKLARAGFYNGTIFHRVIPGFMIQGGDPNTKDSLKKGAYGQGGPGHNVKAEFSDLPHKRGMVSMARAQDPDSAGSQFFIVVEESRFLDRKYTIFGEVVKGIGVADKIVALPRVMCQAGAPNPADKGPCDNPIDRVEMTVTILE, via the coding sequence ATGGCACAGGGAAGATGGTACAGCCGGTGGGGATGTGTGGGAGTCATGAGTGTGATGCTCGTAGCCGGTATGACAGAGATCGGTGTCGCCGCCGACCCTGCTCCGCCGGCGGGTGGAGAGATCGCCAATGCGGGCAACATGCGTGCCGTGATCAAGACGAAATTTGGGGACATCGAACTCAAGTTCATGCCCGATGTGGCGCCAAAGCATGTGGAGAACTTTATCAAGTTGGCCAGAGCAGGGTTCTACAACGGCACGATTTTTCATCGCGTGATCCCAGGTTTTATGATTCAAGGGGGAGATCCGAATACCAAGGACTCTCTCAAGAAAGGCGCCTATGGACAAGGCGGTCCCGGACATAACGTGAAGGCCGAATTCAGCGATTTGCCCCACAAGCGGGGCATGGTGTCGATGGCCCGCGCACAAGATCCCGATAGCGCCGGGTCTCAGTTTTTCATCGTGGTGGAAGAGTCCCGATTCTTGGATCGGAAATATACGATTTTCGGCGAAGTCGTCAAAGGGATCGGGGTTGCGGACAAGATCGTCGCCTTGCCCAGGGTCATGTGTCAGGCGGGCGCACCGAACCCTGCGGACAAGGGGCCTTGTGACAATCCGATCGATCGAGTGGAAATGACGGTAACGATTCTTGAATGA
- the rnc gene encoding ribonuclease III encodes MTPATSIEAVQRLLGYRFHQPRLLEEALTHKSYSNERRTKERTQNERLEFLGDAVLSLIMSEYLAAEFPGSNEGGLSKLKAHLVSEASLAKAARRMKLGRLLRLGKGEELSKGREKHSLLADALEALIAAVYLDGGLEASRAFTLRVLEVELTAARGEQARPGMEDYKTQLQEVCQKRFESLPQYATVRESGPDHEKVFEVELTILGVMRGIGCGRSKKEAEQMAAKEALAQLSL; translated from the coding sequence ATGACGCCCGCAACGTCAATTGAGGCGGTCCAGCGCCTTCTGGGCTACCGTTTCCATCAGCCTCGTCTCCTCGAAGAAGCCCTGACCCACAAGTCCTACTCCAACGAGCGGCGCACCAAAGAGCGCACCCAGAACGAGCGGCTGGAATTTCTCGGTGACGCGGTGTTGTCGCTCATCATGAGCGAATATCTTGCAGCGGAATTTCCCGGCAGCAATGAAGGCGGACTGTCGAAGCTGAAGGCGCACCTCGTCAGCGAGGCCTCACTGGCCAAAGCGGCGAGGCGCATGAAACTCGGTCGGCTCTTGCGGTTGGGAAAAGGTGAAGAGCTGTCGAAGGGGCGCGAAAAACATTCATTGTTGGCCGACGCGCTCGAGGCGTTGATTGCCGCCGTCTACCTGGACGGGGGGCTTGAGGCCAGCCGGGCCTTTACCTTGCGGGTGCTGGAGGTCGAATTGACGGCAGCCCGGGGGGAGCAGGCCCGCCCGGGGATGGAAGACTACAAGACGCAATTGCAAGAGGTGTGTCAGAAACGCTTTGAGAGTTTGCCGCAGTACGCCACGGTGCGTGAATCGGGCCCGGACCATGAAAAGGTATTTGAGGTTGAGTTGACGATTTTGGGTGTGATGAGAGGAATCGGCTGTGGGCGCAGCAAGAAGGAAGCGGAGCAGATGGCTGCGAAGGAAGCGTTGGCCCAGTTAAGTTTGTAG
- the fabF gene encoding beta-ketoacyl-ACP synthase II, whose translation MQDRPVRRVVITGLGLVTPLGTGVDKTWKALCAGESGIGRITRFDPAGYDAQIAGEVKDFDPAQFIEKKEIKKMDTFIHYAVGASQLAVDDANLKVSPEEATRVGVYIGSGIGGLGSIEHYHDVLKEKGPGRVSPFFIPMTIINLASGQVAIRVGAKGPNSCAVTACATGNHCIGDAYRLIQRNDADVMIAGGAEAAITPLGVAGFASAKALSFRNSEPTKASRPFDKDRDGFVLGEGAGVVVLEELEHARARGACIYAELIGYAMNSDAYHITAPPEEGEGAVRCMEMALNNAGVGKGDIGYINAHGTSTMADAIETKAIKHVFGEQAYRIPVSSTKSMTGHLLGAAGGIEAVFSILALHHGILPPTINLDHPDPACDLDYVPNQARSSKIQVALSNSFGFGGVNACLIFRRCER comes from the coding sequence ATGCAGGATCGCCCCGTCAGACGTGTCGTCATCACCGGTCTTGGATTGGTGACCCCCTTGGGCACCGGCGTCGACAAGACGTGGAAGGCGCTCTGCGCCGGAGAGTCGGGCATCGGCCGAATCACGCGATTCGATCCGGCGGGGTACGATGCGCAAATCGCCGGTGAGGTCAAAGACTTTGATCCGGCCCAGTTTATCGAGAAAAAAGAAATCAAGAAGATGGACACGTTCATCCACTATGCGGTTGGCGCCAGCCAGCTGGCGGTGGACGACGCGAACCTCAAGGTGTCGCCTGAAGAGGCGACGCGAGTCGGCGTGTACATCGGATCGGGTATCGGCGGTCTGGGGTCCATCGAGCATTATCACGATGTGCTGAAGGAGAAGGGACCGGGCCGGGTCTCCCCGTTTTTCATTCCGATGACGATCATTAACCTGGCCTCCGGGCAGGTGGCGATTCGCGTCGGCGCCAAGGGCCCGAACTCCTGTGCGGTGACGGCGTGCGCGACGGGCAATCACTGTATAGGGGATGCCTACCGACTCATTCAGCGGAACGACGCGGACGTCATGATTGCCGGTGGTGCGGAGGCGGCGATCACTCCGCTGGGTGTCGCTGGGTTCGCGTCGGCCAAGGCGCTTTCCTTCAGAAACAGCGAACCCACCAAAGCGAGCCGGCCGTTTGACAAGGATCGTGATGGATTCGTCTTGGGCGAAGGGGCGGGGGTGGTGGTGCTCGAAGAACTGGAGCATGCCCGTGCGCGTGGGGCATGCATCTATGCGGAGTTGATCGGCTACGCGATGAATAGCGATGCCTACCATATCACCGCGCCGCCCGAAGAAGGCGAAGGGGCCGTGCGCTGCATGGAGATGGCGCTCAACAACGCCGGCGTCGGCAAGGGAGACATCGGGTACATCAATGCCCACGGCACGTCGACGATGGCGGATGCCATCGAAACAAAGGCCATCAAGCACGTGTTCGGAGAGCAGGCCTATCGCATTCCCGTCAGTTCGACCAAGTCCATGACCGGGCATTTGCTCGGTGCGGCTGGAGGAATCGAGGCCGTGTTCAGCATTCTTGCACTGCACCATGGCATCCTGCCTCCTACCATCAATCTTGATCATCCTGACCCCGCCTGCGATCTTGACTATGTGCCCAATCAGGCTCGTTCATCCAAGATTCAGGTGGCCCTTTCAAATTCATTCGGGTTCGGCGGGGTCAATGCCTGTCTGATCTTTCGCCGATGTGAGCGGTAA
- the acpP gene encoding acyl carrier protein — protein sequence MATVDERVKKIIAEQLGVEEEEVTPEAHFVEDLGADSLDTVELVMALEEEFEIEIPDEDAEKILTVGKALDYIKEKA from the coding sequence ATGGCAACAGTAGATGAACGGGTGAAGAAGATTATTGCCGAACAGTTAGGGGTTGAAGAAGAAGAGGTGACGCCTGAAGCGCACTTCGTCGAAGACTTGGGCGCGGATTCGCTCGACACGGTTGAGCTGGTGATGGCGCTTGAGGAAGAGTTTGAAATTGAGATCCCCGATGAGGATGCGGAAAAGATCCTTACGGTCGGCAAGGCGTTGGATTACATTAAAGAGAAGGCCTAG
- the fabG gene encoding 3-oxoacyl-[acyl-carrier-protein] reductase, whose product MSLQGKVAIVTGGAQGIGRAIAEGLAEDGADIVVADLDPARSQDAVAAIEKLGRRALSVKVNVADWNDAKAMADHVMKEWGRIDILVNNAGITRDGLLLRMKEEDWNLVLQVNLNGTFHCTKAVLLPMTKQRFGRIVNIASIVGAMGNVGQANYSASKAAVIGFTKTAAREYASRAVTVNAVAPGFIDTAMTQGLPAEVKEALQKQIPLGRLGLPSDIAAAVRFLVSDAASYITGQVLHVNGGMLMV is encoded by the coding sequence ATGTCATTACAGGGAAAAGTCGCGATTGTAACCGGCGGGGCTCAGGGAATCGGACGCGCCATTGCGGAAGGGTTGGCGGAGGACGGCGCCGATATTGTGGTGGCGGATCTTGATCCCGCGCGTTCGCAGGATGCGGTGGCGGCCATTGAAAAATTGGGACGGCGGGCGTTGAGCGTGAAGGTGAATGTCGCCGATTGGAACGATGCCAAGGCCATGGCCGATCACGTAATGAAAGAATGGGGGCGGATTGATATTCTCGTCAACAACGCCGGCATCACGCGTGATGGTCTGTTGCTGCGCATGAAGGAAGAAGACTGGAATCTGGTCCTTCAAGTGAATTTGAACGGGACATTTCATTGCACGAAGGCCGTGCTGCTTCCGATGACGAAGCAGCGGTTTGGACGCATCGTCAACATCGCGTCGATTGTGGGGGCCATGGGCAATGTGGGCCAGGCGAACTATTCGGCCTCCAAGGCGGCCGTGATCGGGTTTACCAAAACGGCGGCACGGGAATACGCGAGCCGCGCGGTAACGGTCAATGCGGTGGCGCCTGGCTTTATCGATACAGCAATGACCCAAGGGCTGCCGGCGGAGGTGAAGGAGGCCCTGCAGAAGCAGATTCCATTGGGACGATTGGGGCTTCCTTCCGACATTGCTGCAGCCGTGCGGTTTCTAGTCTCTGATGCCGCGTCGTACATCACAGGGCAGGTGTTGCACGTCAACGGCGGCATGCTCATGGTATAA